One genomic region from Gossypium hirsutum isolate 1008001.06 chromosome D13, Gossypium_hirsutum_v2.1, whole genome shotgun sequence encodes:
- the LOC107944446 gene encoding O-acyltransferase WSD1 → MVCPETSSDEPLTPAGRLFLQPETDIVIHCIIRGKNPADMDAIKSAIKSSLMVQHPRFCSLLVRDKNGFEHWRKTPIDIGQHVVVVNNRLDKSGNFIDQTQGSTTTEEDDEAAVNQYVADLSVSSPLSTDKPLWELHVLTAHKCAVFRIHHSLGDGISLMSMLMANCRRADDAEALPRMVPDKKTVIKGEKGRDWFWLFGVLWWFLKMVVFTLLFSMEFVLRSLLVSDEKTAITGGDGVELWPRKLATAKFLLDDMKLIKRAVPDTTINDVLLGMVSSGLSRYLDHRTPNVLHEGLRITGVAMVNIRPQPGLQDLSKLMKSNTKARWGNKFGVILIPVYYHKGGNDPLEYLKRAKAIVDKKKHSLEAYFSYKIGDLVMSLLGPKYACMLNYKLLCNTTFTLSNVAGPLEEISLAGNPLSSIKVNTSSLPQALTMHMLSYAGKAEMQILVAKDIIPDPEFLAKCFEYALLEMKEAVLRTNKA, encoded by the exons ATGGTTTGTCCGGAAACTTCCTCCGACGAACCACTGACTCCCGCCGGCCGCCTTTTTCTTCAGCCGGAAACAGACATCGTCATCCATTGTATCATCCGCGGCAAAAACCCCGCCGACATGGATGCTATAAAATCGGCGATTAAGTCTTCGTTGATGGTCCAACACCCCAGATTTTGCAGCTTGTTGGTTCGTGACAAGAACGGATTCGAGCACTGGAGGAAAACCCCAATAGACATTGGCCAACATGTAGTTGTCGTCAACAACCGGCTCGATAAATCGGGCAATTTCATCGACCAAACACAAGGTTCCACCACCACCGAAGAAGACGATGAAGCGGCAGTGAATCAGTACGTGGCGGATTTGTCAGTGAGCAGTCCTTTGAGTACGGACAAACCCTTGTGGGAATTACACGTCTTGACGGCGCACAAATGCGCCGTTTTCAGGATCCATCACTCTTTGGGTGATGGGATCTCTTTGATGTCCATGTTGATGGCTAATTGCAGGAGGGCGGATGACGCCGAGGCGCTTCCCAGGATGGTTCCCGATAAGAAGACGGTAATTAAGGGCGAGAAAGGAAGGGATTGGTTCTGGTTGTTTGGTGTCTTGTGGTGGTTCTTGAAGATGGTTGTTTTCACCTTGTTGTTTTCGATGGAGTTTGTACTAAGGAGCTTGTTAGTTTCCGACGAGAAAACGGCGATCACTGGCGGTGACGGGGTTGAACTGTGGCCGAGGAAATTGGCTACTGCTAAGTTTTTGCTTGACGACATGAAGCTGATCAAAAGGGCCGTTCCCGACACT ACAATTAATGACGTCCTCCTTGGAATGGTCTCATCTGGGCTGTCTAGGTACTTGGATCATCGAACCCCAAATG TTTTGCATGAGGGTCTACGTATAACAGGGGTAGCCATGGTTAATATAAGACCACAACCAGGGTTGCAG GACCTGTCCAAGTTAATGAAGAGCAACACAAAAGCACGATGGGGCAACAAATTTGGTGTAATTCTAATTCCAGTTTACTATCACAAAGGTGGCAATGATCCTTTAGAGTATTTGAAGAGAGCAAAGGCCATAGTTGACAAGAAGAAACACTCTCTAGAGGCTTATTTCTCATACAAAATTGGAGATCTCGTAATGTCATTGTTAGGACCAAAG TATGCTTGTATGCTTAATTACAAACTCCTCTGTAATACTACCTTCACGCTCTCAAACGTAGCTGGCCCTCTAGAGGAAATTTCACTTGCAGGCAACCCTCTCTCTAGCATTAAGGTCAATACATCAAGCCTACCGCAG GCATTAACAATGCACATGTTGAGCTATGCTGGTAAGGCTGAAATgcaaattctagtagctaaagatATCATCCCTGATCCAGAGTTTCTTGCTAAATGCTTTGAATATGCGTTACTTGAAATGAAGGAGGCTGTATTAAGGACCAATAAAGCATAG